From Humibacter ginsenosidimutans, a single genomic window includes:
- the glgP gene encoding alpha-glucan family phosphorylase, with protein sequence MKAIRRFTVRAVIPESLHALDELAGNLRWSWHQPTRDLFRHVSEQLWRQTNHDPIALLGAVSPEHLADLANDEGFVGWANGLRDDLRRYIEEPRWYQSLPDAPRSIAYFSPEFGIAASLPQYSGGLGILAGDHLKSASDLGVPLTGVGLFYRSGYFAQSLSADGWQQESYPTFDPDGMPLSVLRHVDGTPALVALAVPDGRTLSARIWTTLVGRVRLLLLDTNIPENDDDLRGVTDRLYGGGGEHRLLQELLLGIGGVRALRVAGTLLGVQAPTVFHTNEGHAGFQGLERIAELIGDGLTFPQALEAVRAGTVFTTHTPVAAGIDRFEASLVRRYFEGHELVTGIDVDDVLRLGAEDYEGGAPGVFNMAVMGLRLAQRANGVSKLHGDVSRHMFAGLWPGFDFDEVPIGSVTNGVHAPTWTDPLLFELAQDALGTSDTAHADWFSPALSDDALWRVRGRLRENLVQDARTRLAAAWHRRSPSTITPPWLSAVLDPNVLTIGFARRVATYKRLTLMLHDKERLTRILNDPERPVQLVIAGKAHPADDGGKRLIQELVEFAARPEVRERLVFLPDYDITMAQTLYPGCDIWLNNPLRPLEACGTSGMKAALNGTLNLSILDGWWAEYFDGENGWAIPSADAAGDVAERDALEANALYDLIEHQIAPRFYDRDEGGVPARWMHQVRHTLTTLSPELSADRMVRQYVEDLYLPAAEEATGLGSDGYGGARRFAQWKARVTAAWPDIAVLHVESGGVDAVPEVGDRLRLRAYVALGELSPDDVTVEVVYGHAGEDDELVAPQHVRLEPRENSSGRAAAFEGVVPLDRSGAFGYTVRVVPSNPAMANPAELGLITSAG encoded by the coding sequence GTGAAGGCCATCCGTCGATTCACCGTTCGCGCAGTCATTCCTGAGTCCCTGCACGCCCTCGACGAGCTGGCGGGCAACCTGAGATGGTCGTGGCATCAGCCCACCCGGGATCTGTTCAGGCACGTGTCCGAGCAGCTCTGGCGCCAGACCAATCACGACCCGATCGCTCTGCTGGGTGCGGTGAGTCCAGAGCACCTCGCCGACCTGGCGAACGACGAGGGGTTCGTCGGCTGGGCGAACGGTCTGCGCGACGACCTGCGGCGATACATCGAGGAGCCCCGCTGGTACCAGAGCCTGCCGGATGCTCCGCGGTCCATCGCGTACTTCTCGCCGGAGTTCGGCATCGCGGCCTCGTTGCCGCAGTACTCGGGCGGTCTCGGCATCCTCGCGGGCGACCACCTCAAGTCGGCCTCCGACCTCGGAGTCCCTCTGACGGGCGTCGGGCTCTTCTACCGGTCGGGGTACTTCGCACAGTCGCTGTCCGCCGACGGATGGCAGCAGGAGAGCTACCCGACCTTCGACCCCGACGGCATGCCGCTGTCGGTGCTGCGGCACGTGGACGGCACTCCTGCGCTCGTGGCTCTCGCCGTGCCGGACGGACGCACGCTGAGCGCACGCATCTGGACGACGCTGGTGGGCCGCGTGCGGTTGCTGCTGCTCGACACGAACATCCCGGAGAACGACGACGACCTGCGCGGGGTCACCGACAGGCTGTACGGCGGCGGCGGAGAGCACCGCCTGCTGCAGGAGCTGCTGCTCGGCATCGGCGGCGTGCGCGCGCTCCGCGTCGCCGGCACGCTGCTGGGCGTGCAGGCGCCGACGGTGTTCCACACCAACGAGGGGCATGCCGGCTTCCAGGGGCTGGAACGCATCGCGGAGCTCATCGGCGACGGGTTGACGTTCCCTCAGGCGCTGGAGGCGGTGCGCGCCGGCACGGTGTTCACCACGCACACCCCGGTGGCGGCGGGTATCGACAGGTTCGAGGCATCCCTCGTGCGCCGGTATTTCGAAGGGCACGAGCTGGTGACCGGCATCGACGTGGACGATGTGCTGCGGCTCGGCGCAGAGGACTACGAGGGCGGCGCGCCCGGCGTGTTCAACATGGCCGTGATGGGTCTGCGCCTCGCCCAGCGGGCCAACGGGGTGTCGAAGCTGCACGGCGACGTCTCGCGGCACATGTTCGCGGGACTGTGGCCGGGATTCGACTTCGACGAGGTGCCGATCGGATCGGTCACCAACGGGGTGCACGCCCCGACCTGGACCGATCCGCTGCTCTTCGAGCTCGCGCAGGACGCGCTCGGCACCTCGGACACGGCGCACGCCGACTGGTTCTCGCCCGCGCTCTCCGACGACGCGCTCTGGCGGGTGCGCGGCAGGCTGCGCGAGAACCTGGTGCAGGATGCCAGGACCCGCCTCGCCGCCGCGTGGCACCGCCGCAGTCCGAGCACGATCACCCCGCCGTGGCTGAGCGCCGTGCTCGACCCGAACGTGCTCACGATCGGCTTCGCGCGCCGGGTCGCCACCTACAAGCGGCTGACGCTCATGCTGCACGACAAGGAGCGGCTCACGCGCATCCTGAACGATCCGGAGCGGCCGGTGCAGCTCGTCATCGCCGGCAAGGCGCATCCTGCCGATGACGGGGGCAAGCGGCTCATCCAGGAGCTCGTCGAGTTCGCGGCACGGCCCGAGGTGCGCGAGCGGCTGGTCTTTCTGCCCGACTACGACATCACCATGGCGCAGACGCTCTACCCGGGATGCGACATCTGGTTGAACAACCCGCTGCGGCCCCTGGAGGCGTGCGGCACGAGCGGCATGAAGGCGGCTCTGAACGGCACGCTCAATCTCTCCATCCTCGACGGTTGGTGGGCGGAGTACTTCGACGGGGAGAACGGCTGGGCCATCCCCTCGGCCGATGCGGCGGGGGATGTCGCGGAGCGCGACGCGCTGGAGGCGAACGCCCTCTACGACCTGATCGAGCATCAGATCGCGCCGCGGTTCTACGACCGTGACGAGGGCGGCGTTCCCGCGAGGTGGATGCATCAGGTGCGCCACACCCTCACCACCCTGTCACCCGAGCTGAGCGCCGACCGCATGGTGCGGCAATACGTGGAAGACCTCTATCTGCCCGCCGCCGAAGAGGCGACGGGCCTCGGCTCCGACGGCTATGGAGGTGCGCGCCGATTCGCGCAGTGGAAGGCGCGGGTGACGGCCGCGTGGCCGGACATCGCCGTGCTGCACGTGGAATCCGGGGGAGTGGATGCCGTGCCGGAGGTCGGCGATCGGCTCCGCCTCCGGGCCTATGTCGCGCTGGGCGAGCTCAGCCCGGACGACGTCACCGTCGAGGTGGTCTACGGGCATGCCGGCGAAGATGACGAGCTGGTCGCGCCGCAGCACGTGCGCCTCGAACCTCGGGAGAACAGTTCCGGTCGCGCTGCCGCGTTCGAGGGCGTCGTGCCGCTCGATCGCTCCGGCGCGTTCGGCTACACCGTGCGGGTCGTGCCGAGCAATCCGGCGATGGCGAACCCCGCCGAACTGGGACTGATCACCAGCGCCGGCTGA
- the mnmA gene encoding tRNA 2-thiouridine(34) synthase MnmA: protein MRVLAAMSGGVDSAVAAARAVEAGHDVVGVHLALSRMPGTLRTGSRGCCTIEDSMDAQRVANMIGIPYYVWDFSERFKLDVVDDFIAEYSAGRTPNPCLRCNEKIKFAALLEKAMALGFDAVCTGHYASIMTDADGNRELHRAAAWAKDQSYVLGVLTAEQLAHAMFPLGATPSKAEVRAEAAARGFTVASKPDSHDICFIPDGDTRGWLAEHVGTAPGDIVERSGKVVGSHEGATAYTVGQRRGLGITVPAPDGRPRFVLEVKPKENTVVVGPKEALDIAELAGSRISWAGLPPKDAAAEFACEVQIRAHADPVPATAFLRDGELVIRPQTPINGVATGQSAVVYVGTRVLGQCTIDRTVSAVPVEA from the coding sequence ATGCGTGTTCTGGCGGCGATGAGCGGTGGGGTCGACTCGGCGGTGGCGGCGGCGCGCGCCGTCGAAGCCGGCCACGACGTCGTCGGCGTGCACCTCGCGCTCAGCCGTATGCCGGGCACCTTGCGTACCGGCAGCCGTGGCTGCTGCACAATCGAGGACTCGATGGATGCCCAGCGCGTGGCGAACATGATCGGCATCCCCTACTACGTGTGGGACTTCTCCGAGCGCTTCAAGCTCGACGTGGTCGACGACTTCATCGCCGAGTACTCGGCCGGCCGCACTCCCAACCCGTGCCTGCGCTGCAACGAGAAGATCAAGTTCGCGGCGCTGCTCGAGAAGGCCATGGCCCTCGGATTCGACGCCGTATGCACCGGCCACTACGCGAGCATCATGACGGACGCCGACGGCAACCGTGAGCTGCACCGTGCGGCCGCGTGGGCGAAGGACCAGTCCTACGTGCTCGGCGTGCTCACGGCGGAACAGCTGGCTCACGCCATGTTCCCGCTCGGCGCCACGCCCTCGAAGGCCGAGGTGCGTGCCGAGGCTGCGGCGCGCGGCTTCACGGTCGCGTCGAAGCCCGACTCCCACGACATCTGTTTCATTCCCGACGGCGACACGCGCGGCTGGCTGGCGGAGCACGTCGGCACCGCGCCAGGCGACATCGTGGAGCGCAGCGGCAAGGTCGTCGGCAGCCATGAAGGCGCCACCGCGTACACCGTCGGCCAGCGGCGCGGCCTGGGCATCACCGTGCCCGCGCCCGACGGCCGCCCTCGCTTCGTGCTCGAGGTGAAGCCGAAGGAGAACACGGTGGTCGTCGGTCCGAAAGAGGCTCTCGACATCGCCGAGCTCGCCGGCTCCCGCATCAGCTGGGCCGGGCTGCCACCGAAGGATGCCGCCGCCGAGTTCGCGTGCGAGGTGCAGATCCGCGCCCACGCCGACCCCGTCCCCGCGACGGCGTTCCTGCGCGACGGTGAGCTCGTGATCCGGCCGCAGACGCCGATCAACGGCGTCGCGACCGGGCAGAGCGCCGTGGTCTACGTGGGAACCCGCGTGCTCGGGCAGTGCACGATCGACCGCACCGTGAGCGCGGTGCCGGTCGAGGCGTAG
- a CDS encoding ArsR/SmtB family transcription factor, producing MFVLQVETTMDAQALSARLAAIASPQRMRILSMLAGEALHVSELARRVQMSRALLYMHLQRLEEAGYVTGRLELSNDGKALKYFEIVPFDLTIDLATIVAAVRRSEDQQHSEEVQRSEESG from the coding sequence ATGTTTGTCTTACAGGTGGAGACGACGATGGATGCCCAGGCACTGAGCGCACGGCTCGCGGCGATCGCGAGTCCTCAGCGCATGCGCATCCTGTCGATGCTCGCCGGTGAGGCGCTGCACGTCAGCGAGCTGGCCAGGCGAGTGCAGATGTCGAGGGCGCTGCTCTACATGCACCTGCAGCGGCTCGAGGAGGCGGGCTACGTGACCGGCCGACTGGAGCTGTCGAACGACGGCAAGGCACTGAAGTACTTCGAGATCGTTCCCTTCGATCTCACCATCGATCTCGCGACGATTGTCGCCGCTGTACGGCGCAGCGAAGATCAGCAGCACAGCGAAGAAGTGCAGCGAAGCGAAGAAAGCGGGTAG
- a CDS encoding cysteine desulfurase family protein, with protein MPVYLDHAATTPVLPEALEAYTRAMAQVGNPSSIHSAGQNAKRMLEDARERIAVTLGCQGIELVFTSGGTEAINLGIKGLYWERARAGARRILVPEGEHHATIDTVEWLASYEKADVEWIPLDDQGFVRLDALEAALRREPEEIALLTFLWANNEVGTVQPAERLIALAASAGVPVHVDAVSAYGHLPIDFGGMRARTGSKGQAGLTALSVSAHKIGGPVGAGALVLSRDATVVPLIHGGGQQRQVRSGTQDVAAAAAFAVAASHAESERAADAERLAALRDRLIAGVRAAVPSAVLSGPEPVPAERRTAGEADARLASNAHFTFPGCEGDSLLFLLDAAGVEVSTGSACQAGIPEPSHVLRAMGRGEDEARGALRITMGRTSTDDDVDAFLAALPDAYAQASRAGLAARESALGAR; from the coding sequence ATGCCGGTCTACCTTGACCACGCCGCCACCACCCCCGTTCTGCCCGAGGCGCTCGAGGCCTACACGCGCGCCATGGCGCAGGTGGGCAACCCGTCGAGCATCCACTCCGCTGGGCAGAATGCGAAGCGCATGCTCGAGGATGCCCGCGAGCGCATCGCCGTCACCCTCGGCTGCCAGGGCATCGAGCTCGTCTTCACCTCGGGCGGCACCGAGGCGATCAACCTCGGCATCAAGGGCTTGTACTGGGAGAGGGCGCGCGCAGGAGCGCGACGCATCCTGGTGCCTGAGGGAGAGCACCACGCCACCATCGACACCGTCGAATGGCTGGCGTCCTACGAGAAAGCCGACGTGGAGTGGATCCCGCTCGACGATCAGGGCTTCGTGCGACTCGACGCCCTCGAGGCGGCCCTGCGGCGTGAACCGGAGGAGATCGCCCTCCTCACGTTCCTCTGGGCGAACAACGAGGTGGGAACGGTGCAGCCCGCCGAGCGGCTCATCGCGCTCGCCGCCTCCGCCGGAGTGCCTGTGCACGTGGATGCGGTCTCCGCCTACGGACACCTGCCGATCGACTTCGGAGGCATGCGCGCCCGCACGGGATCGAAGGGCCAGGCGGGGCTGACGGCGCTGAGCGTCTCCGCGCACAAGATCGGCGGACCGGTCGGCGCTGGGGCGCTCGTACTCTCGCGGGACGCGACAGTGGTGCCGCTCATCCACGGGGGAGGCCAGCAGCGCCAGGTGCGCAGCGGCACGCAAGACGTGGCGGCGGCCGCGGCGTTCGCCGTCGCGGCGAGCCACGCCGAGTCGGAGCGGGCTGCAGACGCCGAGCGTCTCGCTGCGCTGCGCGATCGACTGATCGCCGGGGTGCGTGCCGCGGTGCCGTCCGCCGTTCTGAGCGGCCCGGAGCCGGTCCCGGCCGAGCGTCGGACCGCAGGCGAAGCGGATGCCCGGCTCGCCTCGAACGCACACTTCACGTTCCCCGGATGCGAGGGCGATTCGTTGCTGTTCCTGCTCGATGCCGCCGGAGTCGAGGTGTCCACAGGATCGGCCTGCCAGGCGGGCATCCCCGAGCCTTCGCACGTGCTGCGCGCGATGGGCCGCGGCGAGGACGAGGCGCGCGGCGCACTGCGCATCACGATGGGACGCACGTCGACCGATGACGACGTCGACGCCTTCCTCGCGGCGCTCCCGGATGCGTACGCACAGGCATCCCGGGCCGGCCTCGCAGCCCGAGAGTCCGCCCTCGGCGCCCGCTGA
- a CDS encoding RBBP9/YdeN family alpha/beta hydrolase: MRIVIVRGIDDSPHDHWQSIWQKSLGPAAVRIAPASFTEPDEDDWCAAINAITGEDDILVAHSLGCLAAASWIARGGRAAGAFLVAPPDENGSAFPPAAHGFTAPHSALQVPSVIVASDDDPYCSPAHLTELSTMWGSPKIDVGQHGHLNRASRLGEWDEGQRLLTAFAAGLGVRLPGV; the protein is encoded by the coding sequence ATGCGCATCGTCATCGTTCGGGGCATCGACGATTCGCCCCACGACCACTGGCAGTCGATCTGGCAGAAGTCTCTGGGACCGGCAGCGGTGCGCATCGCGCCCGCGTCCTTCACCGAGCCCGACGAAGACGACTGGTGTGCGGCGATCAATGCCATCACGGGCGAAGACGACATCCTCGTGGCGCACAGCCTCGGATGCCTTGCCGCGGCATCCTGGATCGCTCGCGGCGGTCGTGCCGCCGGTGCGTTCCTCGTGGCACCGCCCGACGAGAACGGCTCCGCGTTCCCCCCGGCCGCCCACGGCTTCACCGCGCCGCACTCTGCACTGCAGGTGCCCTCCGTGATCGTGGCGTCGGACGACGACCCCTATTGCTCACCGGCACATCTCACCGAGCTGAGCACGATGTGGGGATCGCCGAAGATCGACGTCGGCCAGCATGGCCACCTCAACAGGGCGAGCCGGCTCGGCGAGTGGGACGAGGGGCAGCGACTGCTGACCGCGTTCGCCGCCGGTCTGGGAGTGCGGCTCCCCGGCGTATGA
- the ligA gene encoding NAD-dependent DNA ligase LigA, with translation MGVVTDIPADFDDARAESEALRERIERNRVAYYEGGSLISDAEYDADIHRLEAIEREFPQLAGQDSPTQTVGAAIASAGFPPHEHAERMLSLDNVFSVDELREWAAKTVDASGHPVRWLTEAKIDGLAISLAYRDGVLETATTRGDGTVGENITENVDWIPCIPQRLSGSGWPEFFEVRGEVFLKTVDFEFLNERQHQLQEQYAAEQRARGKTDDEIKTKYPEFANARNTAAGSLRQRRENKSPQELELMRERQGRLSLYLHTLGAWANPPMATQSQGYELLRGWGLPVSPHNRVLGDIDEVAAYIEEMGEQRHSLEHDIDGVVVKVDDLATHDELGATSRAPRWAIAYKYPPEEVFTKLLDILVGIGRTGRATPYAVMEPVKVAGSTVRQATLHNQQVVKAKGVLIGDTVVLRKAGDVIPEILGAVEERRDGTEREWHMPEFCPECGTRLAPAKEGDIDLRCPNSRSCPAQVRGRVEHIAGRGSLDIEALGEVAAAALTQPLRPPVPPLPTEAGLFDLTLERIFDIEVIVRDHETGLPKEAEDGEPGHELTTDDGVTIRVRTDTPFRRQRRLTGKDADAAFDPGAAAFAGTPSHVPSKTAHDMLSNIDAAKQKDLWRFLVALNIRHVGPVAARALANWFGSLDAIRAATRDDLAAVDGVGGIIADAVLAWFEVDWHRDIVDRWTAAGVPFAIHGHPGPGKASEAGGLLAGLTIVATGSLEGFTRDGAQEAIIAAGGKAASSVSKKTDFVAAGPGAGSKLAKAEELGIPILDAAQFALLVTEGPAALEGVAETDDSGGNA, from the coding sequence ATTGGCGTCGTGACGGACATCCCCGCAGACTTCGACGACGCCCGTGCCGAGTCCGAGGCGCTCCGCGAGCGCATCGAGCGCAATCGTGTCGCGTATTACGAGGGCGGGAGCCTGATCAGCGACGCGGAGTACGACGCCGACATCCACCGTCTCGAGGCCATCGAGCGCGAGTTCCCCCAGCTTGCGGGCCAGGACAGCCCGACGCAGACGGTCGGCGCCGCGATCGCGTCGGCCGGATTCCCGCCGCACGAGCACGCCGAGCGCATGCTCAGCCTCGACAACGTGTTCAGCGTGGACGAGCTGCGCGAATGGGCGGCGAAGACCGTGGATGCCTCGGGTCACCCCGTTCGCTGGCTCACCGAGGCGAAGATCGACGGCCTCGCCATCAGCCTGGCTTATCGCGACGGAGTGCTGGAGACCGCGACCACCCGCGGCGACGGCACCGTGGGTGAGAACATCACCGAGAACGTGGACTGGATTCCGTGCATCCCGCAGAGGCTGTCCGGCAGCGGGTGGCCGGAGTTCTTCGAGGTGCGCGGCGAGGTGTTCCTGAAGACCGTCGACTTCGAGTTCCTCAACGAGCGGCAGCACCAGCTGCAGGAGCAGTACGCGGCCGAGCAGCGGGCGAGGGGCAAGACGGATGACGAGATCAAGACGAAGTATCCCGAGTTCGCGAACGCGCGCAACACGGCGGCGGGCAGCCTGAGGCAGCGGCGGGAGAACAAGTCGCCCCAGGAGCTCGAACTCATGCGAGAGCGGCAGGGGCGGCTTTCGCTCTATCTGCACACGCTGGGAGCGTGGGCGAATCCGCCCATGGCCACCCAGTCGCAGGGCTACGAGCTGCTGCGCGGCTGGGGCCTGCCCGTCTCGCCGCACAACAGGGTGTTGGGGGACATCGACGAGGTCGCGGCCTATATCGAGGAGATGGGGGAGCAGCGGCACTCCCTCGAGCACGACATCGACGGCGTGGTCGTGAAGGTCGACGACCTCGCCACCCATGACGAGCTCGGCGCCACGAGCCGTGCTCCGCGGTGGGCCATCGCGTACAAATATCCGCCGGAAGAGGTGTTCACCAAGCTGCTCGACATCCTGGTCGGCATCGGGCGCACGGGCAGGGCGACGCCCTACGCCGTGATGGAGCCGGTGAAGGTCGCGGGCAGCACCGTGCGGCAGGCCACGCTGCACAACCAGCAGGTGGTCAAGGCGAAGGGCGTGCTCATCGGAGACACCGTCGTGCTGCGCAAGGCCGGTGATGTCATCCCGGAGATCCTCGGCGCCGTCGAGGAGCGACGCGACGGCACGGAGCGCGAGTGGCACATGCCCGAGTTCTGCCCGGAGTGCGGCACCCGTCTCGCACCCGCCAAAGAGGGCGACATCGATCTGCGCTGCCCGAACTCGCGATCGTGCCCGGCGCAGGTGCGCGGTCGCGTCGAGCACATCGCCGGCCGCGGATCGCTCGACATCGAGGCGCTGGGTGAGGTGGCGGCCGCGGCACTCACGCAGCCGCTGCGGCCGCCGGTGCCGCCGCTTCCGACGGAAGCCGGGCTGTTCGACCTCACCCTGGAGCGCATCTTCGACATCGAGGTCATCGTGCGCGATCACGAGACGGGCCTGCCGAAAGAAGCGGAAGACGGCGAGCCGGGCCACGAGCTCACCACCGACGACGGCGTGACGATCAGGGTGCGCACCGACACGCCGTTCCGCCGGCAGCGCAGACTCACCGGCAAGGACGCCGACGCGGCTTTCGACCCGGGCGCCGCCGCGTTCGCGGGCACGCCGTCGCACGTGCCGTCGAAGACAGCGCACGACATGCTGTCCAACATCGACGCCGCCAAGCAGAAGGACCTCTGGCGCTTCCTTGTCGCGCTCAACATCAGGCACGTCGGTCCCGTCGCCGCACGGGCGCTCGCGAACTGGTTCGGCTCGCTGGATGCCATCCGCGCGGCCACCAGAGATGACCTCGCCGCCGTCGACGGTGTGGGCGGCATCATCGCCGACGCGGTTCTCGCGTGGTTCGAGGTCGACTGGCACCGGGACATCGTCGATCGCTGGACGGCGGCCGGTGTGCCGTTCGCGATTCATGGGCATCCGGGACCGGGAAAGGCCAGTGAAGCCGGCGGACTGTTGGCGGGACTCACGATCGTCGCCACGGGATCGCTGGAGGGCTTCACGCGGGATGGCGCGCAGGAGGCGATCATCGCGGCCGGAGGCAAGGCCGCGTCGAGCGTGTCGAAGAAGACCGACTTCGTGGCCGCAGGCCCGGGAGCCGGCTCGAAGCTCGCCAAAGCCGAGGAACTCGGCATCCCGATTCTCGATGCCGCCCAGTTCGCTCTGCTCGTGACGGAAGGTCCGGCGGCGCTCGAGGGTGTCGCCGAGACGGACGACAGTGGCGGGAACGCTTAA
- the glgX gene encoding glycogen debranching protein GlgX, with product MSSQDPLSSLGVHAQPDGGSIGVYSASATGVELLVFDADDPNWLSERVPLDAGDDHVWTARSEHLRPGARYSIRCSGPTGPEHHFDERAALIEPYSRGLLRSGTGWRSVVVDGGFDWGGVAKPHVPRDHTVVYEAHVKGLTALNPDIPTELRGTYAGMAHPATIEHLKRLGVTSVELLPVHAFVSEQRLSRLGLTNYWGYNTLNFFTPHAPYATKQAQAAGADAVLREFKGMVRLLHEAGLEVILDVVYNHTAEEGENGPTTSLRGIDNATYYRMNADGSYIDTTGVGNTVNFGEHAARRLVLDSLRYWANDVQIDGFRFDLAVTLGRDETGAFDNDHALLTAITDDPYLEGVKLIAEPWDIGPDGWHTGGFPDGWSEWNDRYRNRVRSFWLRDIADARANGSAPTGIGSLATRLAGSSNLFSPERGPLASVNFVTAHDGFTLADLVAYDQKHNLGNGESNRDGTDDNRSFNHGVEGQTDDEGVLAARRKAARNLMGTLLLSAGIPMITAGDEYGRTQSGNNNAYCHDDDLTWYRWDWDERQHDFAAITAQLIRLRSENPALRPVRFGKFGESVPSASQLDWYDAGGGTMDEQDWDSPQNRTLQFLAASTPEFEEANRILLVLHGLESETVVTLPSHAEVGGYTLLWDSAEETVAEGTSEFAPGNAVPMGPTSMKLFRAHD from the coding sequence ATGTCTTCGCAGGATCCGCTGTCATCGCTCGGCGTCCATGCCCAGCCGGATGGCGGGTCCATCGGCGTCTACTCGGCGAGCGCGACAGGGGTCGAGCTGCTTGTCTTCGACGCGGACGACCCGAACTGGCTCTCGGAGCGGGTGCCGCTGGACGCCGGCGACGACCACGTCTGGACGGCGCGCTCCGAGCACTTGAGACCGGGCGCCCGGTACAGCATCCGGTGCTCGGGTCCCACGGGCCCCGAGCACCACTTCGATGAGCGGGCCGCCCTGATCGAGCCGTACTCGCGGGGGCTCTTGCGTTCCGGAACGGGATGGCGGTCGGTCGTGGTCGACGGCGGCTTCGACTGGGGCGGCGTCGCCAAGCCGCACGTTCCGCGCGACCACACCGTCGTCTACGAGGCGCACGTCAAGGGACTCACCGCTCTGAACCCGGACATCCCGACAGAGCTGCGCGGAACCTACGCCGGCATGGCGCACCCGGCCACGATCGAACACCTGAAGCGGCTCGGCGTCACGAGTGTCGAACTGCTCCCGGTGCACGCGTTCGTCAGCGAGCAGCGGCTCTCCCGTCTCGGGCTCACGAACTACTGGGGCTACAACACGCTGAATTTCTTCACGCCGCACGCGCCCTACGCCACGAAGCAGGCGCAGGCAGCCGGAGCGGATGCCGTGCTGCGCGAATTCAAGGGCATGGTGCGACTGCTGCACGAGGCCGGGCTCGAGGTCATCCTCGACGTCGTGTACAACCACACGGCAGAAGAGGGCGAGAACGGGCCGACGACGAGCCTGCGCGGCATCGACAACGCCACCTACTACCGGATGAACGCCGATGGTTCCTACATCGACACCACCGGCGTCGGCAACACCGTGAATTTCGGCGAACACGCTGCCCGCCGCCTTGTGCTCGATTCGCTGCGGTACTGGGCGAACGACGTGCAGATCGACGGATTCCGGTTCGACCTCGCCGTCACGTTGGGCAGGGACGAGACGGGCGCGTTCGACAACGACCACGCGCTGCTCACCGCCATCACCGACGACCCGTACCTCGAGGGTGTGAAGCTCATCGCCGAGCCGTGGGACATCGGGCCCGACGGCTGGCACACCGGCGGATTTCCCGACGGCTGGTCGGAGTGGAACGACAGATACCGCAACCGCGTGCGCTCCTTCTGGCTGCGGGACATCGCGGATGCCCGCGCCAACGGCAGCGCACCCACCGGCATCGGCTCCCTCGCGACGCGGCTCGCGGGATCGTCCAACCTCTTCAGCCCGGAGCGAGGCCCACTCGCCTCCGTGAACTTCGTGACCGCCCACGACGGCTTCACGCTCGCCGACCTCGTCGCGTACGACCAGAAGCACAACCTCGGCAACGGTGAGAGCAATCGCGACGGCACCGACGACAATCGATCGTTCAACCACGGGGTCGAGGGGCAGACCGACGACGAAGGCGTCCTCGCCGCGAGACGCAAGGCGGCACGCAACCTGATGGGCACCCTGCTGCTGTCCGCCGGCATCCCGATGATCACCGCCGGCGACGAGTACGGACGCACCCAGTCGGGCAACAACAACGCCTACTGCCACGACGACGATCTCACCTGGTACCGCTGGGACTGGGACGAACGGCAGCACGACTTCGCCGCGATCACAGCCCAACTGATCCGGCTGCGCAGCGAGAACCCCGCGCTGCGTCCCGTGCGGTTCGGCAAGTTCGGCGAGAGCGTGCCGAGCGCCAGCCAGCTGGACTGGTACGACGCCGGCGGCGGCACCATGGACGAACAGGACTGGGACTCGCCGCAGAACCGCACACTGCAGTTCCTCGCCGCCTCCACCCCGGAGTTCGAAGAGGCCAACCGCATTCTGCTGGTGCTGCACGGGCTCGAGTCCGAGACCGTCGTCACGCTTCCCTCGCACGCCGAGGTCGGCGGCTACACGCTGCTCTGGGACAGCGCGGAGGAGACCGTCGCGGAGGGCACAAGCGAGTTCGCGCCGGGCAATGCCGTGCCGATGGGGCCCACCTCGATGAAGCTCTTCAGGGCACACGACTAG
- the ybaK gene encoding Cys-tRNA(Pro) deacylase, translating to MSPKHQAARNTAGTPATVALTAAGIAFTPHAYEHDPAQTAFGLEAADALRIDPARVFKTLVVEADGRLVVGIVPVAGQLDLKALATVVGAKRASLADPAIAQRKTGYVVGGISPIGQKTRLTTVLDASASTHSTVFVSGGRRGFDIELAPADLAVVTDGILAPIAR from the coding sequence GTGTCACCGAAGCATCAGGCGGCCAGGAACACCGCAGGCACCCCCGCCACTGTCGCGCTCACCGCCGCGGGGATCGCCTTCACCCCGCACGCCTACGAGCACGATCCGGCACAGACGGCGTTCGGCCTCGAGGCCGCGGACGCGCTCCGCATCGACCCGGCACGCGTCTTCAAGACCCTCGTGGTGGAAGCCGACGGCCGGCTCGTCGTCGGGATCGTGCCCGTCGCGGGGCAGCTCGACCTCAAGGCGCTCGCCACCGTCGTCGGCGCCAAGCGCGCCTCACTCGCCGATCCGGCCATCGCCCAGCGCAAGACGGGCTACGTGGTCGGCGGCATCTCGCCGATCGGACAGAAGACGCGGCTGACGACCGTGCTGGATGCCTCGGCGAGCACTCACTCCACCGTTTTCGTCTCCGGTGGGCGGCGCGGCTTCGACATCGAGCTCGCGCCCGCCGACCTCGCAGTGGTGACGGACGGCATCCTCGCGCCGATCGCCCGCTGA